Within the Mastacembelus armatus chromosome 10, fMasArm1.2, whole genome shotgun sequence genome, the region GCCACAGCTAACATGATCAGCTCTATGTGTGAGTGATATATAATGTTCCCAAAAAGCTCTGCTGCTGTAGTTCTAATACTTTCAGCATATGTAGTAGCTATTGGAGGCTTTTGGAAGAAGATTTATGAATACACTTAAATTGTGAATGTAGGAGGATtcacaaaaacatgagaaagCAAGAATGACTTGTTTAGGTTCAGGGAAACCACATCAGTGTGTTGAGCAGATGACTTTATTGGTGAatgctgacaaacatgaatgttATTGGTAAGTTTGTCCAGTCTGTTGGACATGATAAACTGTCAATGGAAGctgctaaaatattttaaaagtctgtttttggGCTGAAAAGGTGCAATTGCTTGTGCtcagtttttgtgcatgtgtaacaAATTTAAGGAACTGAGTCAGTTTCAACACGTGCTGTGAAGTGCAGGGAAGCTCTGGTTTGGTTTGTCAGCAAACTTATGTGCatacagcaaaataaatgatGTGTCCACaaatatatgatatgatatatgatgatatacagtgggtacggaaagtattcagacccctttaaatttctcactctttgtgtcattgcagccatttgccaaaatcaaaaaagttcattttatttctcattaatgtacactcagcaccccatcttgacagaaaaaaacagaaatgtagaaatttttgcaaatttattaaaaaagaaaagctgaaatatcacatggtcataaatattcagaccctgtgctcagtattgagtagaagcacccttttgagctagtacagccatgagtcttcttgggaatgatgccacaagtttttcacacctggatttggggatcctctgccattcttccttgcagatcctctccagttctgtcaggttggatggtgaacgttggtggacagccattttcaggtctctccagagatgctcaattgggtttaggtcagggctctggctgggccagtcaagaacggtcacagagttgttccgaagctactcctttgttattttagctgtgtgcttagggtcattgccctgttgaaaggtgaaccttcagcccagtctgaggtcctgagcactctggaagaggttttcttccaggatatctctgtacttggccgcattcatctttccttcaattgcaaccagtcgtcctgtccctgcagctgaaaacacccccacaacatgatgctcccaccaacatgtttcactgtagggattgtattgggcaggtgatgagcagtgcctggttttctccacacatactgcttagaattaacgccaaaaagttcaatcttggtctcatcagaccagagaatcttatttctcatagtctgggagtccttcatgtgtttcttggcaaactctatgcaggctttcatgtgtcttgcactgaggagaggcttccgtcgggccactctgccataaagccccgactggtggagggctgcagtgatagttgactttgtggaactttctcccaactccctactgcatctctggagctcagccacagtgatctttgggttcttctttacctctctcaccaaggctcttctcccacgattgctcagtttggctggacggccaggtctaggaagagttctggtcgtcccaaactttttccatttgaggattatggaggccactgtgctcttaggaaccttgagtgctgcagaaattcttttgtaaccttggccagatctgtgccttgccacaattctgtctctgagctccttgggcagttccctcgacctcatgattctcatttgctctgacatgcactgtgagctgtaaggtcttatatagacaggtgtgtgcctttcctaatcaagtccaatcagtttaattaaacacagctggactccaatgaaggagcagaaccatctcaaggaggatcagaagaaatggacagcatgtgagttaaatatgagtgtcactgcaaagggtctgaatactaatgaccatgtgatatttcagtttttcttttttaataaatttgcaaaaatttctacatttctttaAATGCTGAGTGTActtatgagaaataaaataacttgTTTGATTTTGCAAAGGCtcaatgaaaagatgaaaaatgtctgaataCTTTATGTAATGTACATACAAACTTTTAAATCATTATTAAGTACAGGAATAATTAAATGTTCTTTATAAACTCAAGGAAGAATTTGTAAAGAACATGAAGAAAAAGTAGAATGGGAAGCTATTGGAGAAGGAACAAGTTTTcacatatttaatgttttcactATTACCTAAGCATAGAGAGTGAGGTGAATGAAACGAGGAACAGAAAGTGGAGTTGGACTGATTATTAATGAACCATCCTGAGTTGcacttctctttttcctcctcagccAACCCCCTGGGCGTCCTCCTCGCTAACATCATCTCTCCATGGTTGGttcaaacatctgcacaaaTTCCAACCCTGGTGAGTTGAACTCAGACAGACTTTTCAAatccactaatccactgtgctttgtttcagttttagtgCTGTGATTTTGCTCAGtatttaaaacacagtaaagGAGGCCCTTAGTTGGAGTGTGACCTCAGGAGGTTGGCTGGTGAGATGATGTGCACCTGTGGACACTGATATGCAGCTAATATGCTTTACTGTCTCTTTTTACCTTGATAAAATGACTGTGTCATCCTTTTTGCCTATTTTAACTCATGACATTTACAAAATGGCTCAGTGTCATCACTCATCAGTCTCTTTCAAGCAGCAGCCGTTTGCTGTTTTCAGCCAAACACTTAGATAAACCCACTGTATGAATGGCAGATAAGACATTAGTTGGTGAAGCATCTAACATCTATTTCAGCTGCTACGTCAGAAACCTACAGCAGCTCAgctctctgtctgcagctccGGCCACCTCACCTGCTAACGATGATGAATTGTGCTTGATTTGAGGTGGTAACATCCATTTATCATCACTTTACCTGTGTTTGTACCCTACTCTAGCTGCTTGCCTATGCAATCCCAGCATGTATCATCTGTTTAGTAGCAACTGTGGGGATCCGGAGCGGCTTGCCCCCCACACCACCGTCAGCCAGTGCGGAGTCCTCCGGCTCCGAGCCGTTTGTACAGGGGGTCAAACTGGTAAGGATACAGGAGGGCAGCCATACACTCTTATATTTGACACCTGTTAAGGAAATGTAAGAATGTTTTAGTATATACTGACAGATCTTTACAGTCGCTTTGTTTTATTACTTCCTTTTAtatgctgatgtttttgttaactGTTGTTACTGCAGTGTCCTTGTTTCCCCATGATGTCCAGTCATTTCTTACCTGGCCCTGACTCTGTGTCCTCTGTAGTTACTGACAAACAAAGCCTATCTCGTCCTGCTGCTGTGCTTCGGCTCGGGCATCGCCGTCTTCACCTGCTTCTCCACACTGCTGGAGCAGATCCTGTGTGTGCAGGGATACACCAATGTAAGCACCCCACAGGATAGGACCCCATATTCATTCCCAAGGAACAAAGTGACAGAGAACAGATCCTGGTCTTTATGTATTTGATGCTGTGAGTTTTAGAAGGACTCAGGTACTGAATTCACCTATAATTGACCTGCAGAACTTTGCTGGTTTGTGCGGCGCTCTCTTCATCTTGTGTGGCATCGTAGGCGCTGCTGCTCTGGGTCTGTACGTCGACAAGACCAAGAGGTTCATCGAAGCCACAAAGATCAACATGAGCTTCACTGCTCTGGCGTGCATTGGCTTTTCAGTGGTGAGAACGCAAGACTGGGAGGGTTTAAAGCTCAACAGCTGCTTTGAGAAGATTATTcataaatgtgcatttattcAAATAGTAACTGCTTTTTGCAAAGTTCATCTTAACCTGAAGCAGCATAGCAGTTTAAGTagatgtatatatgtgtatatgatGTAGATGTatataaaacttttatttcGATCACTCTTAATGTATAGAAATGAACATTTAGTAGAGAAATCCCTGCTGTCTAAAGAAAACACTTCAGTTCAGTATTTATTGGCAATAGGCAATAGGTAAACATCTTTTAATCAACTGTCAATAATAACTTCTGCTAGACACATTTCATGTTATTACAACTGTGATTTACTACcttgtcatttgttttcctaTAAACCTCTGAAGTGAACGTTCTCTGTCAGGTACTTTTCACATTATTGATGCTGtttggaggcagatgatttcTCTGTAAGACTCTACTGAAATTCCTTCCCTCAGGTGTCtctgatgcagcagcagcaagtcGCCGTGGCCGCTGTCTGTTCTCTCTTTGGCTTTTTTGGGTTCTCCATTTACCCCGTGGCCATGGAGCTATCTGTCGAATGTTCGTATCCAGTTGGAGAAGCCACATCTGCTGGactcatctttctctctgggTACTACTGAGAGTACACACTGTCTGACCCCATTTACAGTATACACAGAGCTCCTGGTGAATATATCAAACACACACTAGACGTCCTACGTTCATAGGCGGCAGCAGCAGTTTATTCTACACAAAGTGATTTAAACTCCCAGTGTTCACGGCTCTTATTTATGTCGATGTTAAACTGACTTTTGCCTTGTGATCTTTTTGCAGACAGGTTCTGTCTGTTCTCTACATAATCCTCCTCCAGGCTTTGACCTTTCGGCTCGCTGACTCTTCTGTGTCCACCTGTGGGAATGCAGTCCTGAGCTGGAGAGGTAGGTCACATAATGCTCCTCTGCAGTGGGAATCCCAAATGTGAGCATCTCGTCAGTCCTTGTTTTGGTTCAAAGCACCACAGACTTTTTGAAGTGGTAAACAGGAGTGTTTTGGTTTCCAGTTTCCTAGTTTTATTGCTGAGAAGTTGGTCACTCTAAACAAAGTGAAGCCTTTTCACTACTGACAGCATATAATCCTAGTTTGAGGTAATTGTTGTAATTGATAAAACACTGGAAATGTGCAGTTCGATTTGTTGTATTCGGCCTGTTGCCAGTGCCAGTAGATTAGAGCCAGgttaaaacaaaattcaaaaataagACTGGAAATTTCTACAGATGAAACAGAAAACCCTAaagcttaaaaataaaaatcagatgcTGGCAGTCACCCACATTTCCCATCATGAACTCAGCGGTTAAACTATTTGTACACTTTGGTTTTTGGACTAACTGGGTTAATCTGACATTGCCACCTTGTCTCCCTCAGTGCCCATCCTGCTGCTGGCAGGACTGTGCACtttgttcacctgctgcttcatCATCTGCTTCCACACACGCTACCGGCGGCTGGAGGCTGAAGAACAAGCGAGTTACAGGACCGAACGGATTAACAGCTCGACGGACAGTGATCACGCTCCGAGTGTGGACACGTAAACCTGCTCACAGACTCTtggtgaggaaagaaaaggagggaatTATGGGAGTGAGGACAactacagtttgttttctttggtaCGAGCCTGAGCAGAAAAGAAGTTTTGGTTTTAATGAGATCAGTGATTCTGTCGTCGGACGCTGGGGCCAAAGCTGTTTTGTACGTTGAATTACAGTAACAGATTGTACACTAATACTCTTGCTACTAACAAATAATCATTCTACAAGGTACAGCCACTATTTATCTACAGGACTAAACTCAGCAGATCCTGATCTGTTATTACATGGGTTTTAGTGATAAAAGGCACTTAGTGAAGAGAAGGACTGTTTAAATGATCGTTTTCCTGTTAGCCTTTCTGATTGAAGGCAAAACTTTCTGATAATGGTCCTGTGTATTTTTTCACTTGGTCTTAAGACAAGGCTCTTATTACAGAACACAACTTAGAGAACCTGTTTGATTTAGGtaatagagaaaatgaagacaaatcaAAACGTGAAATGAGTGTAAAGTGTTTCAGACTCTACTTATTTGCTTCTGGGTTGAGATGGAAGTGATGGAGGTAAATTCATTTAAGAgaccaaaatacacacaaaaaataataatttactcAAAACGAGTATGAAAGTACTCCG harbors:
- the slc49a3 gene encoding solute carrier family 49 member A3, coding for MENNDNEARPVSPEVPRNPNTELKKLLFFKVYKRRWFVLLVLCLLNCSNATLWLTFAPVADQSAQCLAVTLEEINWLSLIYMVVAIPLSFVTTWMLDTLGLRITLILGSWLNMLGAFVRFFSMSEILTLQVRYPVVMLGQTLGALAQPLIIFTPTKLAALWFPDHQRATANMISSMSNPLGVLLANIISPWLVQTSAQIPTLLLAYAIPACIICLVATVGIRSGLPPTPPSASAESSGSEPFVQGVKLLLTNKAYLVLLLCFGSGIAVFTCFSTLLEQILCVQGYTNNFAGLCGALFILCGIVGAAALGLYVDKTKRFIEATKINMSFTALACIGFSVVSLMQQQQVAVAAVCSLFGFFGFSIYPVAMELSVECSYPVGEATSAGLIFLSGQVLSVLYIILLQALTFRLADSSVSTCGNAVLSWRVPILLLAGLCTLFTCCFIICFHTRYRRLEAEEQASYRTERINSSTDSDHAPSVDT